A window of Calliopsis andreniformis isolate RMS-2024a chromosome 3, iyCalAndr_principal, whole genome shotgun sequence contains these coding sequences:
- the LOC143177461 gene encoding zinc finger protein 277, which produces MNFKGKYDDLLHINDVSNESNTIYKSQFVGLDNKPYSIKCLLCDIKFVLPENEKDLLTHIFKEHRLVIGDVWKIASLKSYIHYWSVKFKEEPFSKYCTTLLMDCTPDGKPSKNEIYFLLSDCIPEDKTLRNEIHTAKLEWVLSEQTKERTDTNFKRGCIFCRIEVSGLRIAYVKHLAQKHNLYLGKPDNLVFIDEFLDKIQTTIENLICIYCEKLFKDRTALKEHMRKKLHKRINPNNKEYDKFYINNYLEPGRTWRQKETNLRENDEVDQNSDNEDEETWSDWNDESIDITCLFCNYSNKHFHLVLAHMKTDHDFDFKIASKDLTFYQKVKIVNYIRRQMQVQHCMFCETKMDNVLEHMKQQNHFKIPIQKVWDQPEFYFPLCENDSFLYNLDTSSSSDEESDIENTVEAMKNL; this is translated from the exons ATGAATTTCAAAG gaAAGTATGATGATTTACTACATATAAATGATGTTTCTAATGAAAGTAACACTATATATAAATCTCAATTTGTGGGTTTAGACAATAAACCTTATTCTATAAAATGTCTTTTATGCGATATCAAATTTGTTCTTCCTGAAAATGAGAAAGATCTTTTAACTCACATATTTAAAGAGCATCGTTTAGTAATAGGAGATGTTTGGAAGATTGCTAGTTTAAAAAG TTACATACATTATTGGAGTGTTAAATTTAAGGAAGAGCCATTCAGTAAATACTGTACAACACTTTTAATGGATTGTACACCTGATGGAAAACCaagtaaaaatgaaatatattttttactctCAGATTGCATCCCAGAAGATAAAACATTAAGAAATGAAATTCATACAGCTAAATTG gaaTGGGTTTTATCAGAACAAACCAAAGAAAGGACAGATACTAACTTTAAACGTGGTTGTATTTTTTGTAGAatagaagtttcaggattgcgtattgcataTGTAAAACATTTAGCACAAAAACATAATCTATATTTGGGAAAGCCAGACAATTTAGTTTTCATAGATGAATTTTTAGATAAAATTCAAACTACCATTGAAAA TTTGATATGTATATATTGTGAAAAATTATTCAAAGATCGGACAGCATTAAAAGAGCATATGCGTAAAAAACTTCACAAACGCATAAATCCTAACAACAAGGAATATgataaattttatataaataattatttggaACCTGGAAGAACATGGCGACAGAAGGAG acGAATTTAAGAGAAAATGATGAGGTAGACCAAAATAGTGACAATGAAGATGAAGAAACTTGGTCTGACTGGAATGATGAAAGCATTGATATAACATGTTTATTTTGCAATTACAGTAATAAACACTTTCATCTTGTTCTTGCACATATGAAAACAGATCATGATTTTGATTTCAAAATTGCATCTAAAGATTTAACATTTTATCAAAAA GTAAAAATAGTGAATTATATAAGGAGACAAATGCAGGTACAACATTGTATGTTTTGTGAAACAAAAATGGACAATGTATTGGAGCACATGAAGCAACAAAATCACTTCAAAATACCCATACAAAAAGTTTGGGATCAACCAGA GTTTTATTTTCCTTTGTGTGAAAATGATTCCTTCTTGTATAACTTGGATACTAGTAGTAGCAGCGATGAGGAAAGCGATATTGAAAATACTGTGGAAGCAAT GAAGAATTTATGA
- the Alg3 gene encoding alg3, alpha-1,3- mannosyltransferase, which translates to MAPRRDTRSNLNSTKLSKKNARNWYENYLAWRKLVALFTDPKKLFLIGKMFIILEIILNILVIERVPYTEIDWKAYMQEVEGFLNGTLDYSKLKGDTGPLVYPAGFVYVFSALYYITEYGVKIKIAQYLFAALYIILLVLVFRIYAKTKKVPPYVLIIMCCTSYRVHSIFTLRLFNDPVAMVLLFASLNAFLDDQWYLGSILYSLAVSVKMNILLFAPALLVAYLCNLGLFKTIIHLFICGFIQIILGLPFILHNPLAYIKGAFNFGRVFEFKWTVNWRFLPEYIFVHPYFHVSLLLLHILTLVYCMPKWIKYMKSYANLKHVEKSLQPQLRKKEKIDMSTMSQLFIFPMFAANFIGIAFSRSLHYQFYVWYYHTLPYIAWCTDYKTVIKLTILGIIELCWNTYPSTILSSISLHLCHLMLLYGFIKNKLDSKKEK; encoded by the coding sequence atGGCGCCGCGCAGAGACACACGTTCTAACCTCAATTCGACAAAGTTATCAAAAAAAAACGCCAGAAATTGGTACGAAAATTATTTAGCATGGAGAAAATTGGTTGCCTTATTCACAGAtccaaaaaaattatttctaattGGGAAAATGTTCATTATACTTGAAATAATCCTCAACATATTGGTTATCGAAAGAGTACCATATACAGAGATTGACTGGAAAGCATACATGCAAGAAGTCGAGGGCTTTTTAAATGGAACATTGGACTACTCGAAACTGAAAGGTGACACTGGACCTTTAGTTTATCCAGCAGGATTTGTTTACGTATTTTCTGCATTGTACTACATCACGGAATATGGAGTAAAGATAAAAATAGCACAGTATCTCTTTGCGGCACTCTATATAATACTACTTGTATTAGTTTTTAGAATTTATGCAAAGACAAAGAAAGTTCCACCTTATGTCTTGATTATTATGTGCTGTACGTCTTACAGAGTCCATTCTATATTTACTTTAAGACTTTTCAATGATCCAGTTGCAATGGTGCTATTGTTTGCAAGCCTTAATGCATTTTTGGATGATCAGTGGTATTTGGGAAGTATTCTTTATAGTTTAGCTGTGTCAGTGAAAATGAATATCTTATTATTTGCACCAGCGCTACTTGTAGCTTACTTGTGTAATCTAGGTTTATTTAAAACAATAATACACTTATTTATATGTGGTTTCATTCAAATAATATTAGGTCTGCcttttattcttcataatccACTTGCATACATCAAAGGTGCTTTCAATTTTGGAAGAGTTTTTGAATTTAAATGGACAGTAAATTGGAGATTTCTCCCAGAGTACATTTTTGTTCATCCATACTTCCATGTGTCACTATTGTTGTTACATATATTGACCTTAGTTTATTGTATGCCAAAATGGATAAAATACATGAAATCGTATGCAAACTTAAAACATGTAGAAAAAAGTTTGCAGCCTCaattaagaaagaaagaaaaaatagaTATGTCTACAATGagtcaattatttatttttccaaTGTTTGCTGCCAATTTTATTGGTATTGCATTTAGTAGATCATTGCATTATCAGTTTTACGTATGGTATTACCACACACTGCCTTATATTGCATGGTGTACAGATTATAAGACTGTTATTAAATTGACTATTTTGGGTATAATAGAATTGTGTTGGAATACTTATCCAAGCACCATCCTCAGTAGCATTTCATTACATTTATGTCATTTAATGCTATTGTATGGATTTATTAAAAACAAGCTTGACAGTAAAAAAGAGAAATAA